Proteins found in one Nitrospirota bacterium genomic segment:
- a CDS encoding formate hydrogenlyase produces the protein MNLHIAAQINSFLAALVLLTAFGMLVQKRVYGLIHLFAWQGFFLSLNTAIVGFVADKHHLYISSVLTLSLKVFLLPYILHVLINRLKIRKEVETIVNIPMTMMIGIALVIFSYHLTAPVRELSNLITRSTLAVALATVMLGLLMMITRKHAVTQIIGFLALENGLFFAATSATYGMPLVVELGVALDVLIAAFIFGIFFFHIHKTFDSLDVEQMARLKEGD, from the coding sequence ATGAACCTGCATATTGCGGCTCAGATAAACAGCTTTCTTGCGGCCCTGGTCCTTCTTACCGCATTCGGCATGCTGGTGCAGAAGAGGGTGTACGGCCTTATCCATCTCTTTGCCTGGCAGGGCTTCTTTCTTTCTCTGAATACCGCCATTGTCGGCTTTGTTGCAGACAAGCATCATTTGTACATATCGTCCGTGCTGACCCTTTCTCTGAAGGTCTTTCTGCTTCCCTACATCCTCCATGTGCTTATCAATCGCCTCAAGATCCGCAAAGAGGTCGAAACGATCGTGAATATTCCGATGACCATGATGATCGGCATTGCGCTGGTAATATTTTCCTATCATCTTACCGCTCCTGTCAGGGAGCTCTCGAATCTCATAACACGCTCGACCCTTGCGGTAGCGCTGGCTACGGTCATGCTCGGGCTTCTGATGATGATCACCAGGAAACATGCGGTCACCCAGATCATAGGGTTTCTCGCGCTCGAAAACGGGCTCTTCTTCGCGGCGACGAGCGCGACATACGGCATGCCTCTTGTTGTTGAACTCGGCGTTGCCCTTGATGTGCTCATTGCAGCCTTTATCTTCGGCATCTTCTTCTTCCATATCCACAAGACCTTTGACAGTCTGGATGTTGAACAGATGGCACGTCTGAAGGAGGGGGATTAG